A region from the Palaemon carinicauda isolate YSFRI2023 chromosome 16, ASM3689809v2, whole genome shotgun sequence genome encodes:
- the LOC137655319 gene encoding uncharacterized protein, with amino-acid sequence MSQTAAANTGSLTNFNPAHPPPLPRNGSNPMVSVANSASPTVTTITSVSVASFTNSCLGNTASSLSITALPTAFVQISGGGYRVPTHTFFDTGSQRTFIQSDLAKQLNLPVVDRITLSLTPFASQPVEIVVVNCLKSKGIKLADGQLTSDDVTQIGLVIGADNYHKFRMGQSKCAGVNLFTCAGGAIIFGPLPQWATQDYCNGNSVTVQHAVCARTSVMPIEIDPPQIENLWKLDQVGIVDETYSPEEKLTVEKFESNITCIGSHYSVDLPFKSNLRPPVNYCRAYGQFFSLARSFKNNPDFFEEYNQIFDNYLQLGFIEKVNEPIFGHYLPHHGVRKDSATTHLRIVFNASSKQTVSDPSLNDCLLTGPSLTAKLFDYLLVFRTNPFAVVSDISKAFLRIGINFNSRDYCRFLWFENSNLDKIVTYRFKVVMFGATCSPFLLQKTIVYHLEHNSDPLASQLIPHFYVDNFCKTYSCLDSMLKEYPCINQILLEANMPLQSWISNSVKFNEVINVDVTEVEINVFGINWNVTHDSLSIKSSQYVCKNECLHHHLTKRQVVSIVSSIFDPLARVAPRPELSIPKLELTALNLGSEMAKSLMSNSALAFQSCTLWTDSEVVLHWVHRNKCTDVYVRNRVKDIRDGEFSNPLTVLVRMEQQFHYPTLIQYLSTASCINVPQDITNFSNQLGLHLNSNGVVCSKGRLQNSALPSSTQTPMLLPPKSHLTMLIIRKLRAQTFPVPNPPPLPSERVTFTRSFDCSGVDFTGAYNVYDVSSKSLNDIPSKAYICSFTCTSSRAIHLELVRTLSTVDFLLALRRFCALYPTPRVIISDNGSNFQGCNQFLQQIKDEPEVLAHLNHMSIQWKFITPRAPWFGGFYERLIGVVKGSLSKALYHKRVTFDELHTVLCEIKSIVNNRPLTYISDSCEEEFLTPNQLLYGRNIIIAPPLNNLADNEIPYGENIDVREQYARLCSVLKKFESIWQNYYLTSLRERHYGNQSSSDNPLSLRENDIVLVNLENNHKFLWPLGKITRLIFGRDNTVRSVEVSVHGKLYERSISKIVPLEIPNPVLTEELNNDKSYEDFRLPEVPVPDVPLRPQRKAAKKAALNRKELLIDGQL; translated from the exons ATGTCACAGA CTGCCGCTGCTAATACCGGTAGCCTAACTAACTTTAACCCTgcccatcctcctcctcttccacggAACGGGAGTAACCCTATGGTCAGTGTTGCCAACTCTGCTAGTCCTACTGTTACGACTATTACTTCAGTTAGTGTAGCTTCTTTCACTAATTCATGCTTGGGCAACACTGCTTCTTCTTTGTCAATAACAGCTTTGCCTACTGCTTTTGTTCAAATATCAGGGGGTGGATATCGGGTTCCTACACATACTTTTTTTGACACTGGGTCACAGCGCACATTCATTCAGTCAGATCTTGCTAAACAGCTGAATTTACCTGTTGTAGATCGCATTACCCTATCTCTGACACCTTTTGCTAGTCAACCAGTAGAAATTGT TGTTGTAAATTGCCTTAAATCAAAGGGTATTAAGTTAGCTGATGGTCAATTAACCAGTGATGATGTTACACAGATTGGACTTGTTATTGGTGCTGATAATTATCATAAGTTTAGAATGGGTCAAAGCAAATGTGCTGGAGTGAATTTGTTTACTTGTGCTGGTGGTGCAATTATTTTTGGTCCCTTACCTCAATGGGCGACTCAAGACTATTGTAATGGCAATTCTGTTACTGTACAGCATGCTGTTTGCGCACGCACTAGCGTAATGCCTATTGAAATAGATCCTCCTCAAATTGAAAATTTATGGAAATTGGACCAGGTTGGCATTGTTGATGAAACTTATTCTCCTGAAGAAAAGTTAACTGTAGAGAAATTTGAGAGTAATATCACCTGTATTGGAAGTCACTATTCTGTAGATTTACCTTTTAAGTCAAATTTACGACCTCCAGTTAATTATTGTAGAGCTTATGGTCAATTTTTTTCATTAGCTCGCTCTTTTAAGAATAATCCTGATTTTTTTGAAGAGTACAAtcagatttttgataattatttgcaaTTAGGATTTATTGAGAAAGTCAATGAGCCAATATTTGGTCATTATCTTCCACACCATGGAGTCAGAAAAGACTCGGCCACAACTCATCTACGCATTGTTTTTAATGCCTCATCAAAGCAAACTGTTTCTGATCCTTCATTAAATGATTGTCTTTTGACAGGCCCTAGTTTAACTGCTAAATTGTTTGATTATTTGCTTGTTTTCAGAACTAACCCCTTTGCTGTTGTCTCTGACATCAGTAAAGCATTTTTGCGTATAGGCATtaacttcaattctagagattaCTGTAGATTTTTATGGTTTGAAAATTCTAATTTAGACAAAATTGTGACATATAGATTCAAGGTAGTGATGTTTGGAGCTActtgtagtccatttcttttacagaAAACTATAGTTTATCACCTTGAACATAATTCTGATCCTCTTGCTTCTCAACTGATACCTCATTTTTATGTAGATAATTTTTGTAAGACCTATAGTTGTCTCGATTCAATGCTCAAGGAATATCCTTGCATTAATCAAATTCTTTTGGAAGCAAATATGCCTCTCCAATCATGGATAAGTAACTCAGTGAAATTCAATGAAGTAATAAATGTAGATGTTACAGAAGTTGAAATAAATGTATTTGGTATTAATTGGAATGTAACACATGATTCTTTGTCAATCAAATCCAGTCAGTATGTGTGTAAGAATGAATGTCTCCATCATCATCTCACTAAGAGACAAGTTGTCTCCATTGTATCATCCATATTTGATCCGTTAG CCAGAGTTGCACCAAGACCCGAGCTTTCTATCCCCAAATTAGAACTTACTGCTTTGAACTTAGGTAGTGAAATGGCAAAATCTTTGATGTCAAATTCTGCCTTAGCTTTTCAGTCTTGTACTTTGTGGACTGACAGTGAAGTTGTCCTTCATTGGGTTCATCGTAATAAATGCACAGATGTCTATGTCCGTAACAGGGTCAAGGACATTCGCGATGGGGAATTTTCCA ATCCTTTAACTGTTCTGGTACGAATGGAACAGCAGTTTCATTATCCTACACTGATTCAGTATTTGTCAACTGCCTCATGTATTAATGTCCCTCAGGATATAACAAACTTTTCTAATCAGCTTGGGCTACATCTAAACAGCAATGGTGTAGTGTGTTCTAAAGGTCGGTTACAGAACTCTGCATTGCCCAGTTCAACCCAAACTCCTATGTTACTACCTCCCAAAAGTCATTTAACCATGTTGATAATTAG AAAGTTGCGTGCACAAACATTCCCTGTGCCTAATCCTCCTCCTCTCCCCAGTGAGCGAGTTACATTTACACGCTCTTTTGACTGTAGTGGTGTTGATTTTACAGGAGCATACAATGTTTATGATGTGAGCTCGAAAAGTTTAAATGACATACCGAGTAAGGCTTACATATGCTCTTTCACTTGCACTTCATCTCGTGCAATCCATCTTGAACTTGTACGCACACTTTCTACTGTAGATTTCCTGCTTGCTTTGCGCAGGTTTTGTGCTTTGTATCCCACTCCCAGAGTTATTATCTCAGATAATGGCTCTAATTTCCAAGGTTGTAATCAGTTCTTACAACAAATTAAAGATGAGCCTGAAGTGCTTGCACATCTTAACCATATGAGTATTCAATGGAAGTTCATAACTCCAAGAGCCCCATGGTTTGGCGGGTTTTATGAAAGGTTAATTGGGGTAGTCAAAGGTAGCCTAAGTAAAGCACTTTATCATAAGAGGGTTACATTTGATGAACTTCATACTGTACTTTGTGAAATTAAAAGTATAGTCAATAACCGCCCTCTTACTTATATTAGTGACTCATGTGAGGAAGAATTTCTTACTCCTAACCAATTGTTGTATGGTAGAAATATAATTATTGCACCTCCTTTAAATAATTTAGCTGATAATGAGATTCCTTATGGAGAAAATATTGATGTACGAGAACAATATGCTCGTCTATGTAGTGtccttaaaaagtttgaaagcatttgGCAAAATTATTATTTAACTTCACTTCGTGAACGCCATTATGGTAATCAATCTTCTAGTGACAATCCTCTTTCATTGCGCGAGAATGATATTGTTTTAGTGAATCTTGAAAATAATCATAAGTTCTTATGGCCTTTAGGTAAAATAACCAGACTAATATTTGGTAGAGACAACACTGTGAGAAGTGTTGAAGTAAGCGTTCATGGGAAATTATATGAACGATCTATCAGTAAGATTGTGCCCTTAGAAATTCCTAACCCTGTACTCACTGAAGAGTTAAATAATGATAAATCCTATGAGGATTTCAGGCTACCTGAGGTCCCTGTGCCAGATGTTCCTTTAAGACCTCAAAGAAAAGCTGCTAAGAAAGCTGCCTTAAATAGAAAGGAGCTgctaattgatggacagctgtga